The stretch of DNA CGATGGCCGTGGCGCGCTGCAATGCGCGCTTGGACGCCTCGATGGTTTCGCCCGGAATATCGCCGCCGGACTGATGGGCTTGAAATTCTTGCAATCCTGCCGATACGACGCGGGCCAGATGGCTCTTGTCGTACTGGTCGGCCAGTTCGATGGCTTCCTGAACGTTGCCGTTCTTAAGCGCTTCGGCCACCGCCGGCGCAAATTCGCGAGATTGATTGCGCGCCTTGCGGTAGTAAAGAAGCCGCTCGATCATGACCGAGATCGACCAGATCGACATGAGCACCAGGATGATGACCACCGCTCGGGCGATCCATCCCATCTGCTCCCACATGTGCATATAATCCAATCCACCCATACAGAAAACCTCCCTATTGGAATTTTGGTTTCAATTTCTTGCTTCTCTCGCCTGGAAAATCCCTCTCAGTCGGCACAGCCGGGCCTCGGTCCCCTATTGAAGCCGGAAATGTACCGTGATGGTGGCGACGACAGGCACCGGTTCGCCGTTCAACAGAGTAGGCGAATAACGCCACTGCCGCACAGCGTCGATGGCCGCCTGATCCAGCAGAGGATGGCCGCGCACCACTTGAATGTCGCTTACGCTGCCCGACTCGTCGACCGTGATCTTCAAGAAGACCACGCCTTGCACGCGGGCTCTCTTGGCCAGTTCGGGGTAGCGCGGTTCGACCTTGCGGATGAGCTTGGACGACAGGACGCTTCCACCGACTTTGAGCGGCTCTTTTCTCTTGGGCGGGGGCGGGGGCGGGGGCGGCGCCGTGGGCGCGCCTCCAATCACACCGCCGGGAACGCCGCCGGGAACGCCGCCTACGACTCCGCCGGGCACGCCGCCGGGAACACCGGTGCCCAGATTCTGGAGGCTGGAGAGGGTAGGCAGGTCCTCATCGGGAGCCGGTATGTCTTCCGGGATTTCGGTGGGCGCCATAAACTTGTCGGGGTCCATTCGCACCACTTGCACTTCCTTGCGCTGCACCGGTTCGGGCGGAGCAGCCGGGGGCGGAGGCGGGGGGGGAGGAGGAGGTGGCGGAGGTGCCGCCAAGAACGTCAGCAATTCCGTATCCGGCAGAGCATCATACCAGTAAAGGGGTATGACGATGATCAGTGCCAGGATGATGGTGTGAACGACGAACGAGACCAGGAACGAACTCGAACTTCGCCCCTCATGAGTCTCCGTTGAGGACTCCAGAAGATTGTCGAACATTGGATTTCCTCTCCCTTTCTTACGACCCGAAAACGGCCTAAACCGTAGTGGGGCGCATGTTACTACCCCAACTGAGTCGAGTCAAGACAATTGTTTTTCTCTCGGCTGAGGCCTTATCCTCTTTACACTCAAGTGGTTACCGAGTGCAAGCGGGGGCAGATCAGCCAGCTTTTCTCTTCTCCATCACGGCATCCCACCAAACCACCAGGGGGCTGGCGATGGCCACCGAGGAATAGGTTCCCACCATGACTCCAACCACCAGCGCGAAGGAGAAACCGTCCAAGGCCTCTCCTCCCAGCAGATAGAGCGCCAGCGCCGCCATGAAAAACGTGGCCGAGGTGAGAATGGTGCGGTTGAGGGTCTGATTGATGCTGGTATTGATGATCGAGGTCAAGCTTCGCCGCCGCATCAGGCGACTGTTCTCGCGCACCCGGTCGAAGATGACGATGGTGTCGTTGAGCGAGTATCCCACCAGGGTCAAGAGGGCCGCGATGACGGTCAGGGAGACTTCTTTGCCGAAGAGGGCGAAAAAGCCCACCGTAATGAAGACGTCGTGGAAGAGGGCCACGATGGCGGCGATGCCGTAGATCAACTGGAAGCGGAACCAGATGTAGACCAGCATTCCGATGAGAGAGAAGAGTATGGCGTTCTGAGCCCGCTCTTTCATCTCGTTTCCCACCTTGGGACCCACGCTCTCGCTGCTGATAACGGTGTAGCTGCCCAGGAAAAAGTCCTCCCGCAGGCGGTCGTTCAACTCCTGCCCGAACCCCAGCTCCTCGATCTGGGCGAAATCGCTGATCAGGCCGCTGTTGGCGGTGCGCAGGTCGATCATCCGCTGAGCCGCATCGACCGCTCCCGGAGGGCCCTCCTGGGGTCCGTTGGTGGCCGTCTCGGCCTCGGACTGTTCGTTTTCCAACAGAGCAGGGTCGAGTCCCGTAAAGTACTCGATCAGATCGGTCCGGGAGGCGTTGTTGAGATCGATGCCCTGGGCGTCCGGGTTGAATTCCTGCTGCAACGCACTCAAGACCAAGTCGGTCTGGCGGCTCAGCTCCAGACTCTCGTCCGACCCCTCGGCCAACCCGATGCGGACCTGCACTTGATTGAGAGAGGGTTCGTCGATGCGGCTTACCGCGGCTCCGCTGAAACCCTGCCGGCCCATGGCCTCGCGGATGCGCTCCAAGGGAGGCTGGTCCTGAAACTTGACCTTGACCAGGATGCCGCCGGTGAAGTCGACGCCGAAGACCAGTTGTCCGCCGAAGAGGGCAACCGCGCCGGCAGCCACCAGCAGGACCGACACGATGATGAAATACCACTTCATTCCCAGCCAGTTGATTCTTGGATCCTTAACCAGTTCCATTTCAATCAGCCCTTTTAATTAGTAACCGGTGACCGGTTGGAGTTCCGTTATTAAATCGAAAGCGCGTCTTGCTCTCGGGCGCGCAGCAATATGCTGAAGAAGGTGCGGGAGACGAAGACTGCGGTAAAAATATTGGCCAACAATCCGACCGCCAAAGTCACCGCGAATCCTTTCACGGGCCCGGTCCCGAACTGAAAGAGGAACAGGGCCGCCACCAGAGAGGTCAGGTTGGTGTCGATGATGGTCAAAAAGACGCGTCCGAATCCCGAGTCAACGGCTGAACGGACCGATTTCTTGAGCCTCAATTCTTCCTTGATGCGCTCGAAGATAAGGATGTTGGCGTCCACGGCCATACCGATGGTCAGGATCATTCCGGCGATGCCGGGCAGAGTCAGGGCGGCCCGGAAGTAGGCCAGCACGCCCAGCAGAATAAGGAAGTTGATGACCAGGCAGAGGACGGCGTTGACGCCGGAAAAACGGTAGACGACCAGCATCACCACCACCACCAGCACCAATCCCAGCAGAGAGGCCTGGATGCCTCGCTCGATCGAGTCCCGGCCCAGCGAGGGGCCGATGGTGCGGGTCTCCAGGATTTGGATTTCCGCCGGCAGGGCGCCGCTCTTGAGCGTCACCGCCAAATCGCGGGCCTCTTCCTGGGTATAGCTTCCGGTAATGAGGGCCGTTTCAGTATTGATCTCCTCGCGGATGCTGGGGGCGGAATAGATCTTGTCGTCCAGGACGATGGCCAGGAAGCCCCCCACATTCTCGCGGGTGGCCCTGGAGAAAAGGGCCACGCCGTCAGCGTTGAGGGAGAACTGCACTTGCGGCTCCCCGGTGAAATTGTCGGTGACCACGCGGGCGTTCTTGAGATGGGTCCCGGTGATGACCGAAACCTTGCGCACCACCATGTAGCCGCGCGATCCCTCCTGAGTCGCTTCACGCATGGGAAGGACCTCGTAGTCGGAGGGCATCAGGTCGCCGAATGCCGCCAAGGCGTCCCTTTCGCTTCCATAGGGGCCACCCAATTCAGGGTGGACCAAGCGAAGCTCCAGCTTTCCGGTACCCGTGATGAGGTCTTTGACGCGTTGCTCGTCGTCCACACCCGGCAACTCGATGATGATCTGACGCTTGACGTCCCCGCCGCCATAGACGGTCACCGAGGGCTCGGACACGCCATAGGTGTCGATGCGGCGGTTGATGACGGTGCGGGCTTGGGAGACGGCCTGGCGACGAGTGAAGTTCTTGTAGGCTCCCGAAGGCGTCAGGGTGTAGGTGCGCACTCCTCCGCTGCTGCGCACCGAGTAGGAGAAGGATGGCGACCAGCGGTCCAGTTCAGCTTCCACCAGGCGGCCTTGGCCGGCTTCGACTCCGCTGACCAGGATGTCGAGACTGCCTTCCTGGAAGGCCACATCCCCGAAAATGACGTTTTCTTCGCGCAGGGCCGACTCCACCTGGTCGGCGACCTGTCTGACCTCTTCTTGCAGGGCGTCGTCCACCATCACCTCAACCACCATGTGGATGCCCCCCTTGAGGTCGAGGCCCAGCTTGATGGTCTCCTCCAGCGGGTAGAAGAGATAGATCGATACCCCAATCACGGCCACGATCAGTATGATGCGGTTACGCAGGTTGTTCATGATTGTTCATCCTGTGGAGGGCAAGCTCGCCGTCCTCACGACTCATCCGAGCTATCCCCGGTCTGTAAGGAAGCCACCGAATTCTTGGCGACCTCCAGCTTCACCTTGTCGCTCACCTTGATGAGCAGGGTGTGCTCGCGCAACCCCGATACGACGCCGTAAATGCCTCCCGCGGTAATGATCTTGTCCCCGTTTTTGAGTCCGGCGATCAAGGCTTCGTGATTCTTTTGACGGACTTTCATGGGACGCCAGATCAGCAGGTAGAAAATGCCCACGATGATCAGCAGCGGCAGGACGGTGTAAAGGGGGCTGGCGGCCGGATTCTGGGCCGAAGCCAATAGTGAATGCAACATGCTCTCCCCGTCTTTCCCTTTCTCAAGTGAAACAGGGAGTATAGCAAAAAATCAGGCGTCGTCCTCATAGCTGCGACGGAGAAGGCCCGCCAATTCATCCAGTTTTCCCCGGCGGATGGAGTCCCGCACCCGTTTCATCAATCCCAGGTAGAAAGCCAGGTTGTGGTAGCTGTTGAGAATGGCGGAGAGAATCTCTCCCGACTGGTAGAGATGGCGCAGATAGGCCCGCGAGTAAGAGGTGCATACCATGCAGCCGCATTGGGGATCGAGAGGCCCGGCATCGCTTTTGTAGCGGGCGTTCTTGATATGGACCTTGCCCTGCCAGGTGAAGAGGGTGCCGTTGCGGGCGTTGCGGGTGGGCATGACGCAGTCGAACATGTCCACGCCCTGCTGGACGCAATAGAGGATGTCGAGAGGAGTTCCCACGCCCATCAGATAGCGGGGCGCAGAGGCGGGGAGCTGAGGGGTGATTTGGGCCACCAGGTCATACATCAGCGGCTTGGGTTCGCCCACGCTGAATCCCCCCAGGGCCAGTCCCGCGAATTCGATTTCCAGCAGTCTCTGCAGGCTTTCCCGGCGCAATTCAGAAAACATGCCTCCCTGCACGATTCCGAAGAGCGTCTGTGGGCCGTCCTGGTGGCAATCGCGGCAGCGCTGGGCCCAGCGCATGGAGCGCAGCATCGATTCGCGGGCCTCGGCCCGCTCCACTGGATAAGGCGTGCAGTCGTCGAAGGTCATGATGATGTCGGCGCCCAGGGC from Acidobacteriota bacterium encodes:
- a CDS encoding MotA/TolQ/ExbB proton channel family protein translates to MGGLDYMHMWEQMGWIARAVVIILVLMSIWSISVMIERLLYYRKARNQSREFAPAVAEALKNGNVQEAIELADQYDKSHLARVVSAGLQEFQAHQSGGDIPGETIEASKRALQRATAIGIEDFKRSLGGLATIGATAPFVGLFGTTIGIINAFAGMSQGEDMGIAAVAGGISEALVATAIGLLVAVPAVWMFNYFTSRIESFVVEMDNSSSELIDYFLKRRAQTQASAN
- a CDS encoding TonB family protein, with protein sequence MFDNLLESSTETHEGRSSSSFLVSFVVHTIILALIIVIPLYWYDALPDTELLTFLAAPPPPPPPPPPPPPAAPPEPVQRKEVQVVRMDPDKFMAPTEIPEDIPAPDEDLPTLSSLQNLGTGVPGGVPGGVVGGVPGGVPGGVIGGAPTAPPPPPPPPKRKEPLKVGGSVLSSKLIRKVEPRYPELAKRARVQGVVFLKITVDESGSVSDIQVVRGHPLLDQAAIDAVRQWRYSPTLLNGEPVPVVATITVHFRLQ
- the secF gene encoding protein translocase subunit SecF; translation: MELVKDPRINWLGMKWYFIIVSVLLVAAGAVALFGGQLVFGVDFTGGILVKVKFQDQPPLERIREAMGRQGFSGAAVSRIDEPSLNQVQVRIGLAEGSDESLELSRQTDLVLSALQQEFNPDAQGIDLNNASRTDLIEYFTGLDPALLENEQSEAETATNGPQEGPPGAVDAAQRMIDLRTANSGLISDFAQIEELGFGQELNDRLREDFFLGSYTVISSESVGPKVGNEMKERAQNAILFSLIGMLVYIWFRFQLIYGIAAIVALFHDVFITVGFFALFGKEVSLTVIAALLTLVGYSLNDTIVIFDRVRENSRLMRRRSLTSIINTSINQTLNRTILTSATFFMAALALYLLGGEALDGFSFALVVGVMVGTYSSVAIASPLVVWWDAVMEKRKAG
- the secD gene encoding protein translocase subunit SecD is translated as MNNLRNRIILIVAVIGVSIYLFYPLEETIKLGLDLKGGIHMVVEVMVDDALQEEVRQVADQVESALREENVIFGDVAFQEGSLDILVSGVEAGQGRLVEAELDRWSPSFSYSVRSSGGVRTYTLTPSGAYKNFTRRQAVSQARTVINRRIDTYGVSEPSVTVYGGGDVKRQIIIELPGVDDEQRVKDLITGTGKLELRLVHPELGGPYGSERDALAAFGDLMPSDYEVLPMREATQEGSRGYMVVRKVSVITGTHLKNARVVTDNFTGEPQVQFSLNADGVALFSRATRENVGGFLAIVLDDKIYSAPSIREEINTETALITGSYTQEEARDLAVTLKSGALPAEIQILETRTIGPSLGRDSIERGIQASLLGLVLVVVVMLVVYRFSGVNAVLCLVINFLILLGVLAYFRAALTLPGIAGMILTIGMAVDANILIFERIKEELRLKKSVRSAVDSGFGRVFLTIIDTNLTSLVAALFLFQFGTGPVKGFAVTLAVGLLANIFTAVFVSRTFFSILLRAREQDALSI
- the yajC gene encoding preprotein translocase subunit YajC yields the protein MLHSLLASAQNPAASPLYTVLPLLIIVGIFYLLIWRPMKVRQKNHEALIAGLKNGDKIITAGGIYGVVSGLREHTLLIKVSDKVKLEVAKNSVASLQTGDSSDES
- the tgt gene encoding tRNA guanosine(34) transglycosylase Tgt, which encodes MSFSFTVHEQDSGSQARCGRLTTSRGVIETPVFMPVGTSATVKAVPADFLRRLQASIILSNTYHLFLRPGHEVVRDLGGLHGFMDWEGSILTDSGGFQVYSHRQLRRIREEGVEFRSHLDGSRHFLSPERSVGIQQALGADIIMTFDDCTPYPVERAEARESMLRSMRWAQRCRDCHQDGPQTLFGIVQGGMFSELRRESLQRLLEIEFAGLALGGFSVGEPKPLMYDLVAQITPQLPASAPRYLMGVGTPLDILYCVQQGVDMFDCVMPTRNARNGTLFTWQGKVHIKNARYKSDAGPLDPQCGCMVCTSYSRAYLRHLYQSGEILSAILNSYHNLAFYLGLMKRVRDSIRRGKLDELAGLLRRSYEDDA